Proteins from a genomic interval of Flammeovirgaceae bacterium SG7u.111:
- a CDS encoding MarR family transcriptional regulator, whose protein sequence is MALKHKESKNYGVLIERTIKKIRQHLQKNFNEKELGLTIDQWVLLELLNRKEGVSQKVIAEQSNKDAPTVTRIIDLLCKKKLAERRVNEDDRRRFNVHLTELGREKVKEVYPVVLDMRRTGWQGLDDNDFNELSRILEKICNNFD, encoded by the coding sequence TTGGCATTAAAACACAAAGAAAGTAAGAACTATGGGGTATTGATTGAACGTACTATCAAAAAAATACGACAACATCTCCAAAAGAACTTCAACGAAAAAGAGTTGGGGTTAACCATTGACCAATGGGTTCTTCTAGAGCTATTGAACCGAAAGGAGGGCGTAAGCCAGAAAGTTATTGCCGAACAGTCAAATAAGGATGCACCTACTGTTACGAGGATTATCGATTTGCTTTGTAAGAAAAAGCTAGCCGAGCGCAGGGTAAACGAAGATGATAGGCGGCGTTTTAATGTTCACCTGACCGAACTGGGGAGAGAAAAAGTAAAAGAGGTCTACCCTGTGGTGCTTGATATGCGGCGAACGGGCTGGCAAGGTCTCGACGACAATGATTTTAATGAGCTCTCGCGTATTCTAGAAAAGATTTGCAATAACTTTGACTGA
- the lhgO gene encoding L-2-hydroxyglutarate oxidase — MEYEVVVIGGGIVGLATAYKILEKKPGVKLALLEKESGVAKHQTGNNSGVIHSGIYYKPGSLKAKNCISGYQRLLAFCDEHEIEYDLCGKVIVATSEAEKIPLENIYNRGLKNGLGKIRKISQAELREIEPHVAGIAGIDVPYTGIVDFKQVSAKYAELIQEKGGEIITGAKVINIKRHNRYSEIITIDKTYTTKLAINCAGLYSDKIAGFCSEKLDVRIIPFRGEYYEIVPEKHHLVKNLIYPVPDPNFPFLGVHFTRMIGGGIEAGPNAVFAFKREGYSKMAFNFTEFAESITWPGFQKVAVKYWQTGIGEFYRSFSKKAFTKALQKLIPEIQEEDLVPGGAGVRAQACDRSGGLIDDFKIVETEHVINVLNAPSPAATSSLAIGSTVSKLAIHHLNE; from the coding sequence ATGGAATACGAAGTAGTTGTGATTGGAGGTGGCATTGTTGGCTTGGCCACAGCTTATAAAATACTAGAAAAAAAACCTGGGGTAAAACTCGCTTTGCTTGAAAAAGAAAGTGGTGTAGCCAAACACCAGACAGGCAACAATAGTGGGGTAATCCACTCGGGAATTTATTATAAGCCAGGCAGCCTCAAGGCAAAAAACTGTATTTCTGGTTACCAAAGGTTGTTAGCCTTCTGCGATGAACATGAAATTGAATATGACCTTTGTGGAAAAGTGATTGTAGCGACTTCTGAAGCCGAAAAAATTCCTTTGGAAAATATTTATAACCGAGGGCTTAAAAATGGGCTAGGCAAAATCAGGAAAATCAGCCAAGCCGAATTGAGAGAAATAGAGCCTCATGTAGCAGGCATTGCGGGAATTGATGTGCCCTACACAGGCATTGTCGACTTTAAGCAAGTATCGGCTAAGTATGCAGAACTAATACAGGAAAAAGGTGGGGAAATAATTACAGGAGCGAAAGTCATCAACATAAAAAGGCATAACCGCTACTCGGAAATAATCACCATTGACAAGACGTATACGACCAAACTGGCCATCAACTGTGCAGGGTTATACTCCGATAAAATAGCTGGCTTTTGCTCTGAAAAACTTGATGTTCGGATCATTCCATTCAGGGGGGAATATTATGAAATAGTGCCTGAAAAGCATCATTTGGTCAAAAACCTGATCTACCCTGTCCCCGACCCTAATTTCCCTTTCTTGGGCGTACATTTTACCCGCATGATTGGCGGAGGAATAGAGGCAGGGCCCAATGCTGTATTTGCATTTAAGCGAGAAGGCTATAGCAAAATGGCTTTTAATTTTACCGAATTTGCCGAATCTATCACGTGGCCAGGGTTCCAGAAAGTAGCAGTGAAATATTGGCAAACAGGTATAGGCGAATTTTACCGCTCATTCTCCAAAAAAGCATTTACCAAGGCTTTACAAAAACTCATTCCCGAAATACAGGAAGAAGATTTGGTACCGGGAGGCGCAGGAGTTCGCGCACAAGCCTGTGACAGAAGTGGAGGCCTTATCGACGATTTCAAAATAGTGGAAACCGAACACGTGATCAACGTGTTGAATGCCCCTTCGCCAGCAGCAACTTCTTCCCTAGCCATTGGCAGCACGGTTTCTAAATTGGCTATACATCATCTTAATGAATAA
- the recA gene encoding recombinase RecA: MATEDKIRQEKEKSLELTIAKLEKTYGKGAVMKLNDGTIVDVPSISTGSLGLDLALGVGGLPRGRVIEIYGPESSGKTTLALHSIAEAQKKGGIAAFVDAEHAFDKLYAEKLGIDLDNLLVAQPDHGEQALEITEHLVRSGAIDIIVVDSVAALVPKAELEGDMGDSKMGLQARLMSQALRKLTGVISKTNCCCIFINQLREKIGVMFGNPETTTGGNALKYYSSVRLDIRRIGAIKESADNITGNRTRVKIQKNKVAPPFKVVEFDILYGEGISRAGEILDMGVDMEIIQKSGSWFSYNGTKLGQGRETVKELIRDNPELMEELESKIKAIINKDSLPAQEEEKKED; this comes from the coding sequence ATGGCAACAGAAGACAAAATAAGACAAGAGAAGGAAAAATCATTGGAGCTTACCATAGCGAAGCTTGAAAAAACCTACGGCAAAGGCGCTGTAATGAAGCTTAATGATGGAACTATCGTAGATGTACCAAGCATCTCTACTGGTTCATTGGGCTTGGATTTGGCACTTGGCGTTGGTGGTTTGCCACGCGGAAGGGTAATCGAGATCTACGGACCTGAATCATCGGGTAAAACTACCTTAGCGCTCCACAGTATTGCAGAAGCTCAGAAAAAAGGAGGCATTGCCGCATTTGTAGATGCAGAACATGCTTTCGATAAGCTCTATGCTGAAAAATTAGGAATTGATTTGGACAACTTGCTAGTAGCCCAGCCCGATCATGGTGAGCAAGCGTTGGAAATAACCGAACACCTTGTTCGCTCAGGAGCAATCGATATTATCGTAGTCGATTCGGTAGCGGCACTTGTACCAAAAGCCGAGCTAGAAGGCGACATGGGCGATAGCAAAATGGGTCTTCAGGCAAGGTTGATGTCCCAAGCACTCAGGAAGCTGACAGGGGTAATTAGCAAAACAAATTGCTGCTGTATCTTTATCAACCAGTTGCGTGAGAAAATTGGTGTGATGTTCGGTAATCCGGAAACCACTACGGGTGGTAATGCCCTAAAATATTACAGTTCTGTGAGGCTCGATATTAGAAGAATTGGAGCAATAAAAGAATCTGCGGACAATATTACGGGTAATAGAACTCGAGTTAAAATCCAGAAAAACAAAGTTGCCCCTCCATTCAAAGTAGTTGAATTTGATATTCTCTATGGAGAAGGAATTTCCCGAGCAGGTGAAATTTTGGACATGGGCGTAGATATGGAAATTATCCAAAAATCAGGCTCTTGGTTCTCGTACAATGGTACAAAACTGGGACAAGGTCGCGAAACCGTAAAAGAGCTAATAAGGGACAATCCTGAACTGATGGAAGAGCTTGAGAGCAAGATAAAAGCGATTATCAACAAAGACTCACTTCCTGCACAAGAGGAAGAGAAAAAAGAGGATTAG
- the aspS gene encoding aspartate--tRNA ligase: MLRTHTCGELRQENVGQKVTLSGWVQIVRDKGALIWIDLRDRYGTTQIFGENGVTDPKLLEAMKGLGREFVIQVEGEVAERFSKNDKIPTGDIEVKIEKLTVLNGAKVPPFKIEDETDGGEELRMKYRYLDLRRNVVRSKLQLRHRISKSTRDYLDKQDFMEVETPVLIKSTPEGARDFLVPSRMNPGQFYALPQSPQTFKQLLMISGFDRYFQIVKCFRDEDLRADRQPEFTQIDCEMAFVTREDILSTFEGLMKYLFQEVKGIELPEFPRMSFADAMKYYGNDKPDIRFEMKFVELNDVAQGKGFKVFDDSELVVAICAEGCGDYTRKQLDALTDWVKRPQIGARGMVYVKCNADGTFKSSVDKFYSQEDLKAWAEKADAKPGDLMLVLSGEAAQTRKAMSELRLEMGERLGLRNREDFKPLWVLDFPLLEWDEESQRYHAMHHPFTSALPEDMEKLADQPGEVRANAYDMVINGVEIGGGSIRIHDRDIQSKMFDALGFTKEEAQAQFGFLMEAFEYGAPPHGGIAFGFDRICSLFGGVDSIRDFIAFPKNTSGRDVMIDSPSVANNEQLKELGIKTLD, translated from the coding sequence ATGTTGAGAACTCATACATGTGGCGAACTGAGACAAGAAAATGTGGGTCAAAAAGTTACGCTTTCGGGCTGGGTACAAATTGTTAGAGACAAAGGTGCGCTCATTTGGATCGACCTTAGAGATAGATATGGCACAACCCAAATATTTGGCGAAAACGGTGTGACCGATCCTAAATTGCTAGAAGCGATGAAAGGCTTGGGTCGTGAGTTTGTGATCCAAGTAGAAGGAGAAGTTGCCGAGCGTTTTTCCAAAAATGATAAAATCCCAACAGGAGATATAGAAGTTAAAATTGAAAAGCTTACCGTACTCAACGGGGCAAAAGTACCTCCTTTCAAAATTGAGGATGAGACCGACGGTGGAGAAGAGTTGCGCATGAAATACCGCTACTTGGATTTGAGGCGTAATGTGGTTAGAAGCAAACTACAGTTGAGGCACCGTATTTCCAAGTCAACCCGTGATTACCTCGACAAGCAGGACTTCATGGAAGTAGAAACTCCTGTCTTAATAAAGTCGACTCCCGAAGGCGCAAGGGACTTTTTGGTACCTTCTAGGATGAACCCAGGTCAGTTTTATGCACTGCCCCAATCTCCACAGACTTTCAAGCAATTGCTGATGATCAGTGGTTTTGACCGCTATTTCCAAATAGTGAAGTGCTTTAGGGACGAAGACTTGAGAGCCGATAGGCAGCCAGAGTTTACGCAGATTGACTGCGAAATGGCGTTTGTGACTCGTGAAGATATTTTAAGCACATTTGAAGGCTTGATGAAATACCTATTCCAAGAAGTGAAAGGCATTGAGTTACCTGAATTCCCACGTATGTCATTTGCCGATGCTATGAAATATTATGGCAACGATAAACCAGATATCCGTTTCGAGATGAAGTTTGTTGAACTCAACGATGTGGCTCAAGGGAAAGGCTTCAAAGTTTTTGACGATTCGGAATTGGTAGTTGCTATCTGTGCCGAAGGCTGTGGCGATTATACCCGAAAACAACTTGATGCACTCACAGACTGGGTAAAACGTCCTCAAATTGGAGCAAGAGGAATGGTTTATGTAAAATGCAATGCAGATGGCACATTTAAGTCATCGGTAGATAAATTTTACTCGCAAGAAGACTTGAAAGCTTGGGCAGAAAAAGCAGATGCGAAGCCTGGCGATTTGATGTTGGTCCTTTCAGGAGAAGCTGCTCAAACCCGCAAGGCAATGAGCGAACTCCGCCTCGAAATGGGTGAGCGTCTGGGCTTAAGAAACCGTGAAGATTTCAAGCCACTTTGGGTATTGGATTTCCCACTGCTCGAATGGGACGAGGAAAGCCAGCGCTACCATGCGATGCACCACCCATTCACCTCGGCACTACCGGAAGATATGGAAAAGCTAGCCGACCAGCCTGGCGAAGTGAGGGCAAATGCATACGATATGGTCATCAATGGTGTGGAAATTGGCGGAGGCTCTATCCGTATCCACGACCGCGACATCCAGTCGAAAATGTTTGACGCACTTGGTTTTACCAAAGAAGAAGCTCAAGCTCAGTTTGGTTTCTTGATGGAAGCATTTGAGTACGGCGCACCTCCACATGGCGGTATTGCCTTCGGTTTCGACCGAATCTGTTCTTTATTTGGTGGAGTTGACTCCATCCGTGATTTCATCGCTTTCCCTAAAAACACTTCGGGCAGAGATGTGATGATCGACTCGCCTTCTGTGGCAAACAACGAGCAGCTAAAAGAACTAGGGATCAAAACCCTAGACTAA
- a CDS encoding DUF4136 domain-containing protein, producing the protein MTKYTKPLFVKMFLISLTAIFANCSSSQVYFDYDRSVDFAKYTTYKVEHATPEEVQKMKIIMTDKLYVLEAAIHDQMKARGYKESEDADIIIVYNVNVETQERVNNTTVSVGGGSYYGGVGFGYSVGKTIPKVSYYKTGTVMIDLVDSEKKELVWHGAAQSEITKKESQIDSQINYVVKHIFSKYKFKVAQ; encoded by the coding sequence ATGACTAAGTATACAAAACCTCTTTTTGTGAAAATGTTTTTAATTTCACTCACAGCCATTTTTGCCAATTGCTCTTCCAGCCAAGTGTATTTCGATTACGATAGAAGTGTCGATTTTGCCAAGTACACAACCTACAAGGTAGAGCATGCAACTCCCGAGGAAGTCCAAAAGATGAAGATCATAATGACCGATAAGCTATATGTGCTGGAAGCGGCTATTCATGATCAGATGAAGGCTAGAGGCTATAAGGAATCAGAAGATGCGGACATAATTATCGTGTACAACGTGAATGTGGAAACTCAGGAACGGGTGAATAACACCACCGTTTCAGTTGGGGGAGGAAGTTATTATGGAGGGGTAGGGTTTGGCTATAGCGTAGGAAAAACTATTCCAAAAGTCAGCTACTATAAAACTGGAACAGTGATGATTGACTTAGTAGACTCAGAAAAAAAAGAGCTAGTTTGGCACGGAGCTGCCCAAAGTGAGATCACCAAAAAGGAATCACAGATCGACAGCCAAATCAACTATGTAGTGAAGCATATTTTTTCGAAATACAAATTTAAAGTTGCCCAGTAG
- a CDS encoding NAD-dependent epimerase/dehydratase family protein, which produces MAKVLITGTAGFIGSHLAHKLADLGHEVVGLDAINEYYDVNLKYGRLERQGIEVKNIVDGELIKGSGNISFIKLALEESKEKMYELFESEKFDYVINLAAQAGVRYSLQVPEAYVDSNVSGFLNILEACRKYPVKHLLYASSSSVYGLNTEAQFKESHPTEHPVSIYAATKKANEMMAHSYSHLFGIPTTGLRFFTVYGPWGRPDMALFIFTKKILADEPIDVYNYGKMQRDFTYIDDIVNGIANLMPVAPQRKDIKELPSDTSSAPFDIYNIGNSNPVNLMDFVKGIEKALGKKAKINLMPIQPGDVPATSAAMDKMKEKIHYMPDTSIEEGTAKFIEWYLENYHKK; this is translated from the coding sequence ATGGCTAAAGTACTTATCACAGGAACAGCAGGGTTTATAGGATCACATTTGGCACACAAACTTGCCGACCTTGGGCATGAAGTAGTGGGGCTAGACGCTATCAATGAATATTACGACGTGAACCTCAAATATGGGCGCTTAGAACGCCAAGGAATTGAGGTGAAAAATATTGTTGACGGAGAGTTGATAAAAGGAAGTGGAAATATTTCTTTCATCAAACTTGCTTTGGAGGAAAGTAAGGAGAAAATGTACGAGCTTTTTGAAAGCGAAAAGTTTGATTACGTGATCAACCTAGCGGCACAAGCAGGAGTGAGGTATTCCCTCCAAGTTCCCGAAGCTTACGTAGACAGCAATGTCTCTGGCTTTTTGAACATTTTGGAAGCTTGCCGCAAATATCCTGTGAAGCACTTGTTATATGCCTCTAGCTCTTCGGTGTATGGGTTAAATACAGAGGCGCAGTTCAAAGAAAGCCACCCAACCGAGCACCCTGTTTCCATCTACGCTGCTACCAAAAAAGCAAACGAGATGATGGCACATTCTTATTCGCACCTGTTCGGTATTCCGACTACTGGTCTGCGGTTTTTTACAGTGTATGGACCTTGGGGCAGGCCCGATATGGCATTGTTTATTTTCACAAAAAAAATCCTCGCCGACGAGCCGATAGATGTGTACAACTATGGAAAAATGCAGCGTGACTTTACGTACATCGACGACATTGTAAATGGAATAGCCAACCTGATGCCTGTAGCTCCTCAACGGAAAGACATCAAAGAATTGCCTTCCGATACTAGTAGTGCACCATTCGATATTTACAATATTGGAAACAGTAATCCTGTAAACTTGATGGATTTTGTGAAGGGGATAGAAAAAGCCTTGGGCAAAAAAGCGAAGATCAATCTGATGCCTATCCAGCCTGGGGATGTGCCTGCCACCTCAGCAGCCATGGACAAAATGAAGGAAAAAATCCACTACATGCCCGATACGAGTATAGAAGAAGGTACTGCGAAGTTTATAGAATGGTATTTGGAGAATTACCATAAGAAATAA
- a CDS encoding TIR domain-containing protein produces the protein MSHFKDAFISYGRAESISFAARIYKQLRMAGMDAWFDKVNIPHGDDYQQRIDNGIENAHNFIIILAPHSINSIYCKKEIDLAVSLGKRIIPIMHIEPSSKEVWDNIHVEASKRDYIFCREKIGDKEELEHWGKSQEWEKLQDATYLENWKHYEGFEGIDNFDRSATKLVELIEKDKQYVHQHTAILEKALIWQSKNKVTANLLVGKERMEAEKWLLTDFTPPAQPPCHPSDLHAEFIAESKKNANNLLTDVFISYASENRPIRERVSMALSHRAITSWTHSRDIKSSANFHEAIREGIEQADNLLFFITEESVVSDYCKRELEYAKELNKRVIPLLVEPVDSSKFPEEIVDIQYIDFTDNTVEADFQKDIDDILRELGNDQDYYNKHKVFLTQALKWERQHKNPSILLRGYNLDEALTWLALGKKRKTHRPLELHEEFITISDQKRGQLGTDVFVSYSRTDGDFARKINHALQFNGKTTWFDLESIASSSDFQTEINKGIETADNVLFILTPDAIASEYCAGEVAYAEELGKRFVTILYRDIDVEKLPPALGNVQWIDFSSGNTDFNTSFGELIRTIDTDREYVQEHTYWSQQALDWEKKGKPITMLLRGQEYEDAAAWMDVSKHDNKTPEVSVLQEEFIEQSRLELERTTQKEKKARQMMMAGVGIFLLVALVTVWISFRSAEQSEQVSLQKLVFDSQNYAQRNPQKAIRLAYEAYHFDSDQPKPPHLVKNICSIIQDYSGENLYVSLPHTQVKKIKYSPDGKYILTIGNDFDAYLDDYESKESSEDYYEGTQELLEEDAYDYGNYGEILSVKIWTSEGELINELNYKKDENLDIVDAYFGLGSHSEEEILIKTSNPSAPIIVWDFLKDKYNKKKVRRIEDLSFSPSRKYYISKEAGKNGYRIVNTKSDKEFGNLGDLDMYIFSPNEKFILYTLAGQSSVYLHTISNGKKLTLPLEAEPTYFAFSHATEEAPPYIITRSYESPTYVWNTSGNLMFEVPFNDMYYRGHDTETLQQRSFEIGEHNGVFFAEKAPFVLKGQDKNITRYNMDGTVDATIELSTDLYEQQFYSPNGDYTIVDLGDIWLYKFDKTSNKRQEGIQLLEDGHLKDVTFSPDGHKLIVSCVKTKSISFLQKLSKTLSEGDGVQNTAIEEENIVALFTKEGKLVEEFSLVSQARFSPNGKKIQGFTPYGSIMWATSSQIDTLVSHLKVQELTFNERSNYGLTTLKETVLNYNVSILLVLSLFIVFLYRIAKQYRAHYFEHHYLSIGIYSVFYIVFGLILISLMTSSSTTQMSFLLYYSLVFIMLSLRKIVTKAEPRPQVILKLVLAVIFLILSVYRSIKITQQDPYAQEDIITGFIIVTVLLSIAWLFVFIPIRFALRNYYVKNFKAFYIQLALPIILPLMTLTGLIILMPIYYVLKYWLRKMKKVKKIISILLLMFINASVFYTAVIATEGIAILVYLGLGLLITLVKRQVYPESVRQVTSELFKKATFKKANEQSVLAV, from the coding sequence ATGTCTCATTTTAAAGACGCCTTCATCTCTTATGGAAGAGCGGAAAGTATTTCTTTCGCTGCCCGAATTTACAAGCAGCTCCGCATGGCGGGGATGGATGCTTGGTTCGATAAAGTAAATATTCCCCATGGCGACGATTACCAACAGCGAATAGACAATGGCATAGAAAACGCCCATAATTTCATCATCATTCTTGCCCCCCACAGCATCAATTCTATTTATTGTAAAAAAGAAATTGACCTAGCGGTTTCTCTTGGGAAAAGAATTATTCCTATCATGCACATTGAACCTAGCTCAAAAGAGGTTTGGGATAATATTCATGTAGAGGCTAGCAAGCGTGACTATATTTTTTGTAGGGAAAAAATAGGAGACAAAGAAGAATTGGAGCACTGGGGCAAAAGCCAAGAGTGGGAGAAGCTCCAAGATGCAACGTACCTCGAAAACTGGAAGCATTATGAAGGTTTTGAAGGAATAGACAATTTTGATCGCTCGGCTACTAAACTAGTAGAGCTAATAGAAAAAGACAAGCAATACGTTCACCAGCATACGGCCATTTTAGAAAAAGCACTGATATGGCAAAGTAAAAATAAGGTGACTGCTAATTTATTGGTAGGAAAAGAGCGGATGGAAGCTGAAAAATGGTTGCTAACCGATTTCACGCCACCAGCCCAGCCTCCCTGCCATCCGTCAGACTTGCACGCAGAGTTTATTGCCGAGAGCAAGAAAAATGCGAATAACTTACTTACCGATGTGTTCATTTCGTATGCTTCGGAAAACCGCCCGATTAGGGAAAGGGTCTCGATGGCACTTTCGCACCGAGCGATTACAAGCTGGACGCATAGCAGAGATATAAAATCGAGTGCCAACTTCCACGAAGCTATACGAGAAGGAATAGAGCAAGCGGATAACCTATTGTTTTTCATCACCGAGGAATCGGTGGTTTCCGACTATTGCAAACGGGAACTGGAATATGCCAAGGAGCTAAACAAGCGGGTAATCCCTCTTTTGGTAGAGCCTGTGGACAGCTCAAAATTCCCCGAAGAAATTGTGGATATCCAGTACATCGACTTCACCGACAATACTGTTGAAGCTGATTTCCAAAAAGATATTGACGATATTTTGAGGGAGCTGGGCAACGACCAAGACTATTACAATAAGCATAAGGTTTTCCTCACCCAAGCACTCAAATGGGAACGCCAGCACAAAAACCCAAGTATCTTGCTGAGAGGCTACAACCTCGACGAAGCCTTGACTTGGCTTGCTTTGGGCAAAAAGCGCAAGACACATCGGCCGCTGGAGTTGCACGAAGAGTTTATTACAATAAGTGACCAGAAACGTGGACAGCTCGGCACAGATGTATTTGTTTCTTATTCGAGAACCGATGGAGATTTTGCCCGAAAAATAAACCATGCCCTCCAGTTCAATGGAAAAACTACGTGGTTCGACCTCGAATCCATCGCTTCTAGCAGTGATTTCCAAACAGAAATAAACAAGGGCATAGAAACCGCCGACAATGTGCTTTTCATCCTCACGCCCGATGCCATTGCTTCGGAATATTGCGCCGGGGAGGTTGCCTATGCCGAAGAGCTTGGAAAAAGGTTTGTCACTATTTTGTACCGAGATATAGACGTGGAAAAACTTCCTCCTGCCCTCGGGAATGTACAGTGGATAGACTTTAGTTCAGGAAATACAGATTTCAACACCTCTTTTGGGGAACTTATCCGAACAATAGACACCGACCGGGAATATGTGCAGGAGCATACATACTGGTCGCAACAGGCATTAGACTGGGAGAAAAAGGGCAAGCCTATTACCATGTTGTTGAGGGGGCAAGAATACGAAGATGCCGCTGCCTGGATGGACGTCTCAAAGCACGACAACAAGACGCCAGAGGTTTCGGTCCTCCAAGAGGAGTTTATAGAGCAAAGCCGCTTGGAACTAGAACGAACCACCCAGAAAGAGAAAAAAGCCCGCCAAATGATGATGGCCGGGGTAGGGATTTTCCTATTAGTCGCTTTGGTTACTGTTTGGATTTCCTTCCGCTCGGCAGAGCAATCGGAACAAGTGAGCCTTCAAAAACTGGTCTTCGACTCGCAAAATTATGCTCAGCGCAACCCGCAAAAAGCGATTCGCTTAGCTTATGAAGCATACCATTTTGACAGCGACCAGCCAAAGCCTCCGCATTTGGTAAAAAATATCTGCTCCATTATCCAAGATTACAGCGGGGAGAATTTGTATGTGAGCCTTCCACATACTCAGGTAAAAAAAATCAAATATTCCCCTGATGGAAAATACATCTTGACCATTGGAAATGATTTTGATGCCTACCTAGATGACTATGAAAGTAAGGAATCGTCGGAAGATTATTATGAAGGGACACAAGAACTGCTTGAGGAAGATGCGTATGATTATGGTAACTATGGGGAAATACTTTCGGTAAAAATTTGGACTTCGGAAGGAGAGCTGATAAATGAGTTGAATTATAAAAAAGATGAAAACCTTGACATTGTAGATGCTTACTTTGGTTTAGGCTCTCACAGCGAAGAAGAAATCCTTATAAAAACAAGTAATCCATCAGCTCCCATAATAGTTTGGGACTTTCTTAAAGATAAGTACAACAAGAAAAAAGTGAGAAGAATTGAGGACCTGAGTTTCTCACCTTCTCGCAAATACTATATTTCTAAGGAAGCTGGAAAAAATGGCTACCGCATTGTAAATACTAAGTCCGATAAAGAATTTGGGAATTTGGGAGACCTAGATATGTACATTTTCTCTCCAAATGAAAAATTTATCCTTTATACCTTAGCAGGTCAGAGTAGTGTCTATTTGCACACCATTAGCAATGGTAAAAAGCTGACCTTACCACTTGAAGCTGAACCAACTTATTTTGCTTTTTCCCATGCCACGGAAGAAGCCCCCCCTTACATCATTACTCGCTCGTACGAGTCCCCCACCTATGTATGGAATACTAGTGGAAACCTCATGTTTGAGGTCCCATTTAATGACATGTACTATCGTGGACACGATACAGAAACACTGCAACAAAGAAGTTTTGAAATAGGCGAGCACAACGGAGTGTTTTTTGCCGAAAAAGCACCTTTTGTTCTAAAAGGCCAAGACAAAAATATTACCCGCTATAATATGGACGGTACGGTAGATGCCACCATTGAACTATCAACCGACTTATATGAACAGCAGTTTTATTCTCCTAATGGAGATTATACCATTGTTGATTTGGGTGATATCTGGCTTTACAAATTCGATAAAACCTCAAACAAGCGACAAGAAGGCATCCAGCTGTTGGAGGACGGACACCTTAAAGATGTAACTTTTTCTCCTGATGGGCATAAACTGATTGTTAGTTGTGTAAAAACAAAATCCATCTCCTTTTTACAAAAACTCTCTAAAACCCTTTCTGAAGGTGATGGAGTTCAAAACACAGCAATTGAGGAAGAAAACATCGTAGCTTTATTCACGAAAGAGGGGAAATTGGTAGAGGAATTCTCCTTGGTAAGCCAAGCTCGTTTTTCTCCCAACGGAAAAAAAATCCAAGGCTTCACTCCTTATGGATCTATCATGTGGGCAACCAGCTCTCAAATAGATACTTTGGTGAGCCATTTGAAAGTTCAAGAGCTCACTTTCAACGAACGTTCAAATTATGGTTTGACTACATTAAAAGAAACCGTATTAAACTACAATGTCAGCATCTTGCTCGTATTGAGTTTATTTATCGTGTTCCTTTACAGGATAGCCAAACAATATAGGGCGCATTATTTTGAACATCATTACCTCAGCATCGGTATTTATTCGGTGTTCTATATTGTATTTGGGCTCATTCTGATTTCTCTAATGACCTCAAGCAGCACAACTCAAATGTCATTTTTGCTGTACTACTCATTAGTATTCATCATGTTGTCACTAAGAAAAATAGTAACGAAGGCAGAACCAAGACCCCAAGTGATCCTAAAGTTGGTGCTTGCCGTGATATTTTTAATCCTTTCAGTTTATAGAAGTATCAAAATCACCCAACAAGACCCATATGCGCAAGAAGACATAATTACAGGGTTCATCATAGTTACAGTACTCCTAAGCATTGCTTGGTTGTTTGTATTTATTCCTATCAGGTTTGCGTTAAGGAACTACTATGTCAAAAACTTTAAAGCCTTTTACATTCAGCTTGCCTTGCCTATCATTTTGCCGCTCATGACGCTTACGGGCCTTATCATTCTTATGCCTATTTATTATGTGCTAAAATATTGGCTAAGAAAAATGAAGAAAGTCAAAAAAATAATATCGATTTTGCTACTGATGTTTATAAACGCAAGTGTCTTTTATACAGCGGTTATTGCTACTGAAGGCATAGCCATCTTAGTATATTTGGGATTGGGGCTGCTCATCACATTAGTAAAAAGGCAAGTTTACCCAGAATCGGTACGGCAGGTGACTAGCGAGCTGTTTAAGAAGGCTACGTTCAAAAAAGCAAATGAACAATCGGTATTGGCAGTATAG